The following is a genomic window from Phaseolus vulgaris cultivar G19833 chromosome 6, P. vulgaris v2.0, whole genome shotgun sequence.
ACAATCGTAGCATTGCCACAGATGACATATCCAACTTGGACGAGCGCATGGTGAAGTAATCAGTAAAAGTGATTAATGCTTACCTTTAAAAGTAAAACATCTCTGCATAGCATTTTTTAAGGTGATTTTCGGTTTTTTCCATGTAAAATAAACGCATACCAAGTTGAACCttcctatattttaaaaaaattcatccaatgcttttttttttcatttcaaaagGGATAATCATTTACATTCCATATTATCCATTTGAGGATGAAAGCAAAGTGTTGATTAAATTTTGAAGATATGAGAAGAAATGTCCCTCGTACtaatctttcaaaaaaattaaaacacctATTTTCGGCAGATCTCAATTAGGAGCATCTCATCCGATACCTATCAATAGAGGATTATTCACATTTTTAAACAGAAATTCATAAATTTGCTCAAAGACCTTGCTGCCCGATGAACACAATCTAACACTCAAGTCCCACAAAATAGTTGATGATTCATACaaccttttttttaaaaggaataaTTACTAAGCAAGTATTTTAACATGTTAGTTAAggatgtaaaaataaaataaaaattaattaaaagaatCTTAATAATGTTTATGATGATAACTTTTTATATGTAATAGACTTGTAAAATGATATATCCACTTATATATGGTAAATTAATCTAATTTGTAGgtctaaaacaacttgatgaCCCAACAAACTTTGTTAAAATAGACTCTAATATTGTATTagataatgaatttaaatctaatttatcATTACAAAATcagtaaattaattttatctatAATCAATGTAAAATCTCTAACAAtcatattaaatgtttttaattacttaaaaaccacataaaattacatttctttcttaatttaatataattttgtttctaaCAAATAATTTATAGTTCTTATTTTGTTAATCATTATTAACACAATAATTAGCATTTGTCATATTAACATATAAAATCGTACAAATTTTAAGTTTTCtgtaataaaaaatctaataaatgGTAACATGTTCTAATATGTATTAAAGACACTCATTAAGAAATCATTTTCCTTAGtcttacaatatttctcttcaCTCTTTACTTAGAGGTTTCTCTCTTTACAAGTTTTCCATGAAACTAATACTTTATTAGCCATGGATAACAATTACAGTCGAGCAaggttataaaaaaaaaataaagtatagtCCAGCAAATGCATAGGATGCATTTATTGATTGATCAAAACTAAGATAGCCTAATTAGGCAGTCGTATCTGTAACATGAATCCAACAATAGTTACATGAACTTGAAATGATAACCTCAAGCTATTAATACCAATTAAATCTAGGTAATCTCATCTTGCAAATTGCCCTAGACTTTGCAAAACTAAGTTGTAGCTTACAAGAGATAAAGAGAATAATGGATTCATCTCATCTTGAAACCTTCTTGGCTTCTATGTCCTGAAGTCTCAAGGTAACTGCTCGCTTGTGGGCTTCAAGGCCTTCAACTTCAGCCATGGTAGCTACATATGGCCCAAGTTTTCTTAGACCCTCCTCTGTGAGAGACTGCACAGTTATGTACTTCATGAAGGAGTCCAATGACACACCACCATACATTCTTGCATACCCATAAGTAGGAAGGACATGGTTTGTGCCGCTTGCATAATCACCAACACTCTCAGGAGTCCAAGGCCCTAAAAAAACAGAACCTACAGAGGCAGTGACAAACATTTAGATCTAGGATTCTTGAATTGTCATGCCCTCAGAAGGATACAGAATAAGGTTATCAAAAAGGAAGTTGACCCTCTAAGATTGCAGACACGAGTAACTTTTACAAGGAATAAAAGCCCATCATCCGCAATAAAAAAGAAGCAACAAAAGGAAAATCCATAGGCATACCTGCATTCTCAATAAAACTCTCCCACTTCTCTGCATCCTTCACGTTGATAATTAGATGCTCGGGTGCATATAAGTTTGAGAAATTGATAGCCTGAAAGATGTTAAGCTAACTTTTACTTTTGAAAATCCAACAATAATGTTATAGGTGAATTGAGACATAACACGTGAGAGGAGATTCAgaacataattataaattattagttgattgaaaaataattgaagATATAATTCAGAGAAAGTTATGACATATCAAGAGATCATCTTAACATTTAAAGAGGTGCATAATaagttattttgtatttttgggGTGGAGTCATCTTTCTTATTCTTCTCTTGATTTTCTCTTGACAATAAGAGTGTGTTTGGGAAACCACTGTAGGGTTTATAAGATAATTTGACTAGCTTATATCGCTCCTCAACACAAGTATAATCAATATTATGCATAATCACACTGGCTGTGCAATGTGTAAATACAGGCACGTAAACCTAACAGCCTGGTGTAGTTATTCCGAAGAAATTGTTCTCTCTCTCTACCTTGATACTTCTTAATCCAAATCAAGTCACTCTGCTTTTAGTAGGTCAAGAAAGAAACAAGATAACAGGACTGACCTCAAGCATATCACGCGCATAGACAATAAAACTGTGGCTCAGAGCTTTTGAGGCAAACTTGTCTCTAGGAAGACTCTGGCACTGCTTGCTGAGTTCCTCCTGTATAGCATTCAGATCCACGCCATCTCCAGAAATCACAAGAACAACCTGACTATCTGGGCCATGCTCAGCCTGAAAATTGTAATTAGAAGTATATACGTAGGCAGTATACAAGAAGCTTAAAAGGTTATGAATCATCTTCAAGTATGCATGCAGGCAAAAAGGGATGATTTATCAACCTCAAGTCATATCTTGGCAGTATGATGGAGAAGCATGCTTGTTTGAGATTTTGAACattatattaacttttaataTACTGTCTCTAATCAGTGCTGGATTTTTTGCAGGTTTTGGGTCTTGTTTAAGGAGGTACTGTCATTTGGGGTTTATGTATGCTTTTAAGTTTTTGCAGATTTAGCCTTAATTGAAGAAAAAGTATTCCATATTTATACTCTAGTGTAGTGTATTTGTACCTTCAATGGCGACTAAGAGAACCCTAAATCATAATCAGATTCTTAACAAACAAACAAATGCTTCAATACCCCATCTccttagtttataaatttggttGTTTTCCAGATACGgtttcaattaattattagtTCCTATATGTCACAGGTATTATGAGTTCACTCTctatattgaattttgaaaaactaacATCATGATGTAGAAACTagaaataaaagtttttataataATGTACAAATTATACTAGAACATGAATTTTGTTCCTAAGCTAATGACAAAGAAATATTACAAATTTCCATAATGAATGAGAATTGGTGAATAATGTTTTGCAAGTAAAGAAAATAGGAgttattttaaaacttattaaACCTGCGAGAGCAAATCAGCAGCTACATGAGAAGGAACTGCATGCTTGTCTGCAATGACCAAAACTTCAGATGGGCCAGCCGGCATGTCAATTGAAATCATGGCTTCACTGTTCTGCAGAAGACTTTCAAAACgtaaaaaaatgaagaagattTAAGATTAAACAAACGAAATGTAATAGTGAAAACAGATCgtatattttaatgtaatataaACATGGTTACTTGAAGTATCATTTTTGCAGCAGTGACATATTGGTTTCCAGGGCCAAAAACCTTTTCAACCTGCAAATTTCATCACAttcacaattaaaattaaaattatcaaaaaagtataaagttttttttagttgCATTTTAAGTACAGTTTAGTCACAAGATTACATAATCTATTAAAGGGGTGTTATGATAAGTTTGATAATCTATCATGGAATGAGTTTCACTATATAAAATCATGAACAGAAATGCTATTTGAACATGATATACTAAATTACTAATACAGAGAAAACAAATAATAAGAGATACAGTTGAATCCATTAACTATCATGGAGAAGCAAACAACAAAGATGGGTCAAAAAGAGGCTAGCCACCTTTGGACAAGTTTCTGTTCCCCAAGCCATAGCAGATATGGCCTACAATGAAGAGAAATGGCATATGAATCACGGTTTAATTTATAAAGAATGATACAAACATATAGAATAAAGATAAATATCACGATAATAGATTCAGATGACAAAACCAGATAAATGTTATCTTATATTATCATGTTTCAAACCTGTGCTCCTCCAGCTTTGAGAATGTGAGTTACCCCAGCCTTCTTTGCACAATACAATACCTCCTGAAGAAAAAACATTGGTCAGAGCAAGAAGAACATCATAACGACAACTTCCATACAAAATAGATAAACACCTTGCATGTAGTGCCATCCCGAGTTGGAGGATTTGCAAGAACGACAGTTTTACATCCTGCAATTTGTGCAGGCTGGTATACAAAATAATTAACCATCAGCTAAATCGGGCAAGATAAATATCAAGTACACAATATCAAAACTATACAATATGGAAAGACATAAGAGGTACTGAATATTATTCAACTTACAACTGCAAGCATCAAAGCTGTTGAAGGTAATACAGCAGTTCCCCCTGGAACATAAAGACCCACGGAGTTAATACTTCTTGCAACTCTTTTGCATAGGACTCCCTGGGATTTTCAGAAAACTCAAGATTCACATAAATTGGGTAATAATAAGAACACAAGAACAAACAAACAAGTAGGCATAATAACCAAATGAAAtgacataataattttttttttaaaaatcaaagaaTAGAGATTTACAAAGGACAGAAAAAGTACATAATCACAACTGAAAAAGATAATATATCCATTTTATCTTTCCAGTACTAGTATTATTTAACTATTCCTAGATAATGCAGCAAGACTTAGCTACATTAACTAGATCATAACGCCGGATATTTC
Proteins encoded in this region:
- the LOC137832013 gene encoding histidinol dehydrogenase, chloroplastic-like, producing the protein MESALTASNWNRSLIRIQNTRPRFGTTRPTVIRCCINSFHLSKLTPSELQSLKSRPRIDFSSIFNVVNPIVDDVHKRGDVAVKEYTSKFDKVELEKIVEAVSELPDPVLDPPIKEAFDVAYDNIYAFHSAQKSPEKSVENMKGVLCKRVARSINSVGLYVPGGTAVLPSTALMLAVPAQIAGCKTVVLANPPTRDGTTCKEVLYCAKKAGVTHILKAGGAQAISAMAWGTETCPKVEKVFGPGNQYVTAAKMILQNSEAMISIDMPAGPSEVLVIADKHAVPSHVAADLLSQAEHGPDSQVVLVISGDGVDLNAIQEELSKQCQSLPRDKFASKALSHSFIVYARDMLEAINFSNLYAPEHLIINVKDAEKWESFIENAGSVFLGPWTPESVGDYASGTNHVLPTYGYARMYGGVSLDSFMKYITVQSLTEEGLRKLGPYVATMAEVEGLEAHKRAVTLRLQDIEAKKVSR